A window of Gemmatimonadota bacterium contains these coding sequences:
- a CDS encoding SDR family oxidoreductase → MFRNKVVIITGASSGLGAALALELAKQGAHLALFARREDKLGEMAEQCRDLGAQVVTVVGDVTRLEDCEQLIEATIAEFGRIDYLIANAGISMWARFDEVEDLEVFRKLMETNYLGLVYCVHAALPHLKISKGMIVAIASLQGKFGVPLHTGYGASKHAVLGFLNALRLEVGDVHVLTVLPHWLQGTNLRRHAFGKDGEALGDSSQRHNKEALSLRSCCRAILKAMRKQKRELVLPWHHRALPYLQLIHPKIVEWLVRRKMKGQGLGDMA, encoded by the coding sequence ATGTTTCGCAATAAAGTTGTGATCATTACAGGCGCGTCTTCGGGGCTTGGGGCTGCGTTGGCTCTGGAACTGGCGAAGCAGGGCGCACATCTGGCGTTGTTTGCTCGGCGAGAGGACAAGCTGGGCGAGATGGCTGAGCAGTGTCGGGATTTGGGGGCACAGGTGGTGACGGTGGTGGGGGATGTGACACGGCTCGAAGATTGTGAGCAGTTGATTGAGGCGACGATTGCAGAATTTGGCCGCATAGATTATTTGATTGCCAATGCCGGGATCAGTATGTGGGCGCGGTTTGACGAGGTGGAAGATTTGGAGGTGTTTCGCAAGCTGATGGAGACCAATTACCTCGGTCTGGTTTATTGCGTGCATGCGGCATTGCCACATTTGAAAATTTCAAAGGGTATGATCGTGGCGATTGCATCTTTGCAGGGCAAATTTGGCGTGCCTCTGCACACGGGATATGGCGCGTCAAAGCACGCGGTGCTGGGTTTTTTAAACGCCCTGCGTCTGGAAGTTGGAGATGTGCATGTTTTGACGGTTTTGCCGCATTGGCTTCAGGGAACGAATTTGAGACGGCACGCTTTTGGGAAGGATGGTGAAGCACTGGGCGATTCCTCACAGCGGCACAATAAAGAGGCGCTTTCTCTTAGATCTTGTTGTAGGGCAATTTTGAAAGCTATGCGAAAACAGAAGCGCGAATTGGTGCTTCCCTGGCACCACCGCGCATTGCCCTATCTGCAATTGATTCATCCCAAGATTGTCGAGTGGCTGGTGAGGAGGAAGATGAAGGGGCAGGGTTTGGGAGATATGGCGTGA
- a CDS encoding glycoside hydrolase family 3 protein: MTPDDPGTSIEEAVGQMLMIGFRGDVLYGDIVALLRDIRPGGVVLFDYDLPSKGEVVRNITSPRQLRALTSALQDIAPYFIAVDVEGGYVNRLKKKYGFSVSVPSAQILGGQSLGKTKKVADALACELKEMGINWNFAPVVDVNIDPKSPAVGAIERSFSDVPRAVVAHANVFIKAHREQQVIPTLKHFPGHGSAAGDTHLGVADVTQTYRRAKELLPYQKFIQKGYGDPILTAHIVNRKLDKSGRPATLSYDIMTRLLRYEMGFDGVVISDDMQMGAIVEAYGLTEAVVEAIKAGVDMILLANQIGEYNIEQVYEVKNAIVQAVADGVIEEDRICESFNRIQRLKQRFGI; encoded by the coding sequence GTGACGCCCGATGATCCTGGAACTTCCATAGAAGAAGCCGTGGGACAGATGCTGATGATCGGTTTTCGCGGTGATGTTCTATATGGGGATATTGTTGCGCTATTGCGGGATATTCGACCCGGTGGGGTGGTGCTTTTTGATTATGATCTGCCGAGTAAAGGTGAGGTGGTGCGGAATATTACGTCACCGCGGCAACTTCGTGCTTTGACCTCAGCGCTCCAGGATATAGCGCCTTATTTTATTGCGGTTGACGTAGAGGGTGGATATGTCAACCGGTTAAAAAAGAAATATGGTTTTTCGGTTTCTGTGCCTTCTGCCCAAATACTCGGTGGACAGTCCCTCGGTAAGACGAAAAAGGTAGCAGATGCTCTTGCGTGCGAATTGAAAGAGATGGGGATTAATTGGAATTTTGCTCCTGTTGTCGATGTGAATATAGATCCCAAAAGCCCGGCTGTTGGCGCGATAGAACGGTCTTTTAGTGATGTGCCGAGGGCTGTGGTGGCACATGCCAATGTTTTTATTAAGGCGCATCGAGAACAGCAGGTGATACCGACGCTAAAACACTTTCCCGGACACGGAAGCGCGGCGGGTGATACACATCTGGGTGTTGCCGATGTCACACAGACATACCGACGTGCGAAAGAGCTTTTGCCGTATCAAAAATTTATCCAGAAAGGCTATGGCGATCCGATTCTTACCGCGCATATTGTCAATCGGAAGCTCGACAAGAGCGGGAGGCCGGCAACTTTGTCGTATGATATTATGACGAGGCTCCTCAGATATGAGATGGGTTTTGATGGGGTCGTTATTTCCGATGATATGCAGATGGGGGCGATTGTCGAGGCGTATGGTTTGACGGAAGCGGTTGTTGAAGCGATAAAAGCAGGTGTTGATATGATTTTGCTCGCCAACCAGATTGGGGAATACAATATTGAGCAGGTGTATGAGGTAAAAAATGCCATTGTGCAGGCGGTAGCAGATGGCGTTATCGAGGAAGACCGCATTTGCGAATCTTTTAATCGGATTCAAAGATTGAAGCAGAGGTTCGGGATTTAA
- a CDS encoding diacylglycerol kinase family lipid kinase encodes MSFLFNLMSNHWTIIANPVSGRGRARRTGERVADLLHERGVYVDLMMSGAPGDCERLAREALARGVRQVAACGGDGTVHEVVNGLANSDAILGVVPCGRGNDLARALGLSSDVEDVVNTLVHGVDRAIDLGKVGDRFFVTVASLGFDTAVAQRARSRPSRLGGTASYCLAVLRTLSGYRSPFVRLRGDFGVFEGRILLAATANAPFYGSGIKIAPDAIVDDGALDVCIVADVSRWTVLRMFLRAYSGAHVGHSAVRVVQTRTLQIESDDPLWIFADGEPMCEVPAKIEVVPGALKVKV; translated from the coding sequence ATGAGTTTTCTTTTTAATCTGATGTCAAATCACTGGACAATTATTGCGAATCCCGTTTCGGGACGTGGCCGTGCAAGGCGTACAGGTGAGCGGGTTGCGGATTTGTTGCACGAGCGCGGTGTATATGTAGATTTGATGATGTCGGGAGCACCGGGCGATTGCGAGCGGTTAGCGCGGGAAGCATTGGCGCGAGGCGTGCGACAGGTTGCTGCATGTGGGGGGGATGGGACAGTGCATGAGGTGGTCAATGGTCTCGCAAATTCAGATGCGATTTTGGGGGTTGTGCCGTGTGGTCGCGGGAATGATTTGGCGCGGGCGTTGGGGTTGTCCAGTGATGTGGAGGATGTGGTCAATACGCTGGTGCATGGGGTGGATCGCGCGATTGATCTGGGGAAAGTGGGTGACCGTTTTTTTGTGACTGTTGCGAGTTTGGGTTTCGATACGGCGGTGGCGCAAAGGGCGCGGTCTCGACCTTCGAGATTGGGTGGGACAGCGTCCTATTGTCTGGCGGTTTTGCGAACACTATCTGGATATCGATCTCCTTTTGTGCGTCTGCGAGGAGATTTTGGCGTTTTTGAAGGGCGTATTTTGCTGGCGGCAACGGCGAACGCGCCTTTTTATGGGAGCGGGATCAAAATTGCACCTGATGCCATTGTTGACGATGGGGCGCTGGATGTGTGCATTGTGGCAGATGTTTCGCGCTGGACGGTTTTGCGGATGTTTTTGCGCGCGTATTCCGGCGCTCATGTTGGTCATTCTGCTGTGCGCGTTGTGCAGACCAGAACTTTGCAGATTGAGTCAGATGATCCCCTGTGGATTTTTGCGGATGGGGAACCGATGTGTGAGGTTCCCGCAAAGATTGAGGTTGTTCCGGGTGCGCTGAAGGTGAAGGTATAG
- a CDS encoding ABC transporter ATP-binding protein has product MIQMSGIQKWYSSRFIRTVVLQGIDLEVASGEFVSIMGPSGSGKSTLLHIMGMLDSANRGEYLFDGDAVHKMRERERSDCHKNNIGFVFQSYHLIDELTVYGNIETPLLYKKVKSDEREEMVNAMLDEFDLVEKKDLFPHQLSGGEQQRVGVARAVVIKPRVILADEPTGNLNSTQGEHVMDLFTKLHGEGTTIVQVTHSEKWAGYSKRIVHLLDGEVVRDEGV; this is encoded by the coding sequence ATGATTCAGATGTCGGGTATTCAAAAGTGGTATTCGTCGCGTTTTATTCGGACGGTTGTGTTGCAGGGGATTGATCTGGAGGTTGCGTCCGGGGAGTTTGTATCTATTATGGGACCTTCCGGTTCGGGCAAATCCACGTTGTTGCATATTATGGGGATGCTGGATTCGGCGAATAGAGGGGAGTATTTGTTTGACGGCGATGCCGTGCATAAGATGCGCGAGCGCGAGCGGTCGGATTGTCACAAGAACAATATCGGCTTTGTGTTTCAGAGCTATCATTTGATTGATGAGCTGACTGTGTACGGAAATATTGAGACGCCTTTGTTGTACAAGAAGGTGAAGAGCGATGAACGCGAGGAGATGGTGAATGCGATGCTGGATGAGTTTGATCTGGTGGAGAAGAAGGATTTGTTTCCACATCAATTGTCCGGCGGCGAACAACAGCGCGTGGGTGTTGCGCGTGCCGTGGTGATCAAACCGCGTGTGATTCTGGCTGATGAACCCACGGGGAATTTAAATTCGACGCAGGGCGAACATGTGATGGATTTGTTCACTAAATTGCACGGTGAAGGGACAACGATTGTGCAGGTGACGCATTCGGAAAAGTGGGCGGGCTATAGCAAACGTATTGTGCATTTGCTCGATGGGGAAGTGGTGAGGGACGAGGGGGTGTGA